The following coding sequences are from one Devosia neptuniae window:
- a CDS encoding DUF3995 domain-containing protein: MSMLISAFMFIALLAVSFAHLLWSFGRTWPIRDEKLLAQTVVGFRDIERMPPRLASFAVAVATLAAGILALALADHDSGGAMLTLLGIPVAAIFLARGIIGYTPWWAGKTPEPNFRLNDSRVYSPLCLLLGAGFVALTLMRLL; encoded by the coding sequence ATGAGCATGCTGATTTCCGCATTCATGTTCATCGCCTTGCTGGCCGTGTCCTTTGCCCATCTGCTCTGGTCCTTCGGCCGCACCTGGCCCATTCGCGACGAGAAGCTATTGGCCCAGACCGTGGTCGGCTTTCGCGACATCGAACGCATGCCGCCGCGCCTCGCCTCCTTCGCTGTGGCCGTCGCAACGCTAGCTGCCGGCATCCTGGCGCTGGCCCTGGCCGATCATGACAGCGGCGGCGCGATGCTGACCCTGCTCGGCATACCCGTTGCTGCCATATTCCTCGCCCGTGGCATTATCGGCTACACGCCCTGGTGGGCCGGCAAGACGCCCGAACCCAATTTCCGGCTGAATGACAGCCGCGTTTATTCCCCCCTCTGCCTGTTGCTCGGCGCAGGCTTTGTCGCACTCACCCTCATGAGGCTGCTATGA